One Aphidius gifuensis isolate YNYX2018 linkage group LG5, ASM1490517v1, whole genome shotgun sequence genomic region harbors:
- the LOC122857954 gene encoding DCN1-like protein 3 — translation MGNCWPCFKVPNPQTTTQQTTVSEVKEDTMELRRLFPSNTCSKGAMTSIDSHINGSKKLSSTTTTTATNKTSTFVNIVGSDNCGSVPAVQNNIRVPKAFYARLPPLGKSNTPNSFNTIDNSKQQKDALDLKLNALFDQYKDPVEDTILADGIERLCDDLQLSPDDFKVLVLAWKLDAEQMCQFTRAEFINGLKSLNVDSISSIQLRLPNVVNELSQNNEMFKDLYRFTFRFGLDITTGQRILPTDMAIVLWKLVFTIREPPLLKKWLLFLDNHRIRGIPRDTWNMFLNFAEIIGNDLGTYDDTEAWPSLFDDFVEYENDQMNQNVIKDDIKDNTNDRD, via the exons atGGGAAATTGTTGGCCGTGTTTTAAAGTGCCAAATCCTCAAACTACGACACAACAAACAACTGTGTCTGAAGTTAAGGAAg acACAATGGAATTACGTAGATTATTTCCATCAAACACATGTTCAAAAGGTGCAATGACATCAATAGACTCACATATTAATGgtagtaaaaaattatcatcaacaacaacaacaacagcaacaaataaaacatcaacatTTGTTAATATTGTTGGATCAGATAATTGTGGTTCAGTACCAGctgtacaaaataatattcgtGTACCAAAAGCATTTTATGCTAGATTGCCACCACTTGGTAAATCAAATACACCAAATAGTTTTAATACAATTGATAATAGTAAGCAACAAAAAGATGCattagatttaaaattaaatgcattATTTGATCAATACAAG gATCCAGTTGAAGATACAATACTTGCTGATGGTATTGAAAGACTATGTGATGATTTACAATTATCACCAGATGATTTTAAGGTACTTGTACTTGCATGGAAACTTGATGCTGAACAAATGTGTCAATTTACACGTGCTGAATTTATAAATGGacttaaatcattaaatgttGATAGTATATCTAGTATACAATTACGATTACCAAATGTTGTTAATGAATTAagtcaaaataatgaaatgttTAAAGATTTGTATAGATTTACATTTCGTTTTGGTCTTGATATTACAACTGGACAACGTATATTACCAACTGACATGGCTATTGTATTATGGAAGTTAGTATTTACAATACGTGAACcaccattattaaaaaaatggttaTTATTTCTTGATAATCATCGTATACGTGGTATACCACGTGATACATggaatatgtttttaaattttgctgAAATAATTGGCAATGATCTTGGTACTTATGATGACACTGAAGCATGGCCAAGtctttttgatgattttgttgaGTATGAAAATGATCAAATGAATCAAAATGTCATTAAAGATGACATTAAAGATAATACAAATGATagggattaa
- the LOC122857953 gene encoding methylosome subunit pICln, with protein MVVLSNFLTPQEGIRHEEKNTTVYLNDREVGKGTLYITESLLSWIDSTTQQGFSLEYPHISLHAISRDEQVHPRQCLYVMVDAKVDLPDVQVQPNDNDANDDDDDDEEESETPMTEMRFAPDNTNSLDAMFQAMNTCQALHPDPQDSFSDAEEDIYEDAEQDDVDYYEDDDFEYYEVGAGDGNYNLPTDTTNGNQNGTEAEESMDIEAGQFEDAEEDP; from the exons ATGGTTGTACtgagtaattttttaacacctCAAGAGGGAATCAGAcatgaggaaaaaaatacaacagtATATCTTAATGACAGAGAAGTTGGTAAAGGAACACTTTATATAACTGaaag tctATTGTCATGGATTGACAGTACAACACAGCAAGGTTTTTCTCTTGAATATCCACATATTTCATTGCATGCAATATCCAGAGATGAGCAAGTACATCCTCGACAGTGTCTCTACGTCATGGTTGATGCCAAAGTTGATTTACCAG ATGTTCAAGTTCAaccaaatgataatgatgctaatgatgatgatgatgatgatgaagaagaatcAGAAACACCAATGACTGAAATGAGGTTTGCACCAGATAATACAAATAGTCTTGATGCAATGTTTCAAGCAATGAACACATGTCAAGCACTTCATCCTGATCCACAAGACAGCTTTTCAGatg ctgAAGAAGATATTTATGAAGATGCAGAACAGGATGatgttgattattatgaagatgatgattttgAATATTACGAAGTTGGTGCTGGTGATGGAAATTACAATTTACCAACAg atacaacAAATGGTAATCAAAATGGTACTGAAGCTGAAGAATCAATGGACATTGAAGCTGGTCAATTTGAAGACGCTGAAGAAGATCCTTAA
- the LOC122857955 gene encoding feline leukemia virus subgroup C receptor-related protein 2-like produces MNEKKDNDVTLPLTTQLNNPQILNSKVHKNINEYEFKKYKKRWVMLSLFCFYCALSTYQWVEYSIIANIVTRYYSVSALAIDCTSMTYMFYYIFLIIPGSYFSERIGLRWTNILGSFLVCFGSWIKIFSLNPDGFVITFIGQSFLAVSQIVILTVPGRLAAHWFPSTQLSTATSFGIFGNQLGVAFGFYFTPIIVKNHESIDEIGHDLSTLFWSMAILTTLGFIAVLIFFQSEPRLPPSQTRALQKAKHIENNDSIIKPLKRLFKNKSFMILCNSYGLGIGVLNAVGTLLNQIVLSHFKNAEEDAGRMGLGLILAGMIGSVTFGFILDKTQKFKETTVTVYSLTLLGQIFFAVALWVESKWMVYLAAIFLGFFLSGYLALGYEMCAEYTYPEAESISTGILNIANNIYGIILVIISGELMEIYGDIAVHICLCTSLFFGLIMTILTKDEQRRQDAKNSVQNN; encoded by the exons atgaatgaaaaaaaagataatgatgTTACATTGCCATTGACAACACAACTAAATAATccacaaattttaaatagtaaagttcataaaaatataaatgaatatgaatttaaaaaatataaaaaaagatgggTAATGTTGAGTTTGTTTTGTTTCTACTGTGCATTGAGTACTTATCAATGGGTCGAGTATTCAATTATTGCAAACATTGTAACaag ATATTATAGCGTGTCAGCACTTGCTATTGATTGTACATCAATGACATATATgttttactatatatttttaataataccagGATCATATTTTTCTGAACGCATTGGATTGAGATGGACAAATATATTAGGCAGTTTTTTAGTTTGTTTTGGTTCAtggattaaaatattttctctcAATCCTGATGGATTTGTCATCACATTTATTGGACAGTCATTTCTGGCAGTCAGTCAA attgtaATATTGACAGTACCAGGACGACTTGCTGCACATTGGTTTCCATCAACTCAACTGTCAACAGCAACGTCATTTGGTATATTTGGAAATCAACTTGGTGTTGcatttggtttttattttacaccaattattgttaaaaatcatGAATCAATTGATGAGATTGGTCATGATTTATCAACGCTATTTTGGTCAATGGCAATATTAACGACACTTGGTTTTATTGCTGTATTAATAT tttttcaGAGTGAACCAAGGTTACCACCAAGTCAAACACGTGCATTACAAAAAGCtaaacacattgaaaataatgattcaattattaaaccaTTAAaacgtttatttaaaaataaaagttttatgaTACTATGTAATTCATACGGTCTTGGTATTGGTGTTTTAAATGCTGTTGGTACATTACTTAATCAAATTGTCTTATCACATTTCAAA aATGCGGAAGAGGATGCTGGAAGAATGGGACTTGGATTAATATTAGCAGGAATGATTGGTTCTGTTACATTTGgttttattcttgataaaacacaaaaattcaa aGAAACCACTGTAACTGTTTACTCACTGACATTACTGGGTCAAATATTCTTTGCAGTTGCTTTGTGGGTAGAGAGCAAGTGGATGGTATACCTTGCAGCAATTTTTCTTGG attttttttatctggatATCTTGCCTTGGGTTATGAAATGTGTGCAGAGTATACTTATCCAGAAGCTGAATCAATATCAACTGGTATACTAAATAttgctaataatatttatggtaTAATTCTTGTTATTATATCAGGTGAATTAATGGAAATTTATGGTGATATTGCTGTTCATATTTGTTTATGtacttcattattttttggtttaatTATGACAATATTAACAAAAGATGAACAACGACGTCAAGATGCTAAAAATTCTGTacaaaataattga
- the LOC122856507 gene encoding E3 SUMO-protein ligase ZBED1-like, translating into MEGKIDSRRQSSNVWSYFESDSSDLCVAHCKLCQTRVKRAQGTSNLRSHMMKHHPAIWNRQTQQYKASNYLNSPSTSESCDEPLPKKQLTSKTPKITEVFSKITSLAPGGHTHDELTNAILFMIAKDKLPMSMVENEGFRYLCSKFKPLYNIPSRKTISTALEDRYKILKERFVTQIQQATTYSLTLDNWSDRTKQTYIAVTIHYLNNQWELIDGTIGMFPLYDNHTAEYLKNAIEFILDDFKLEKAKIVGVTTDRAANILKAVHELFGPKKQVSCFCHMLAQLFPDFMEGMSKLQIVIKKVRAIVNAVRVSTCASTKLKNLQKAKGIQEGDCLAFELDVSTRWNSTLYMIKKFLILKDYVLSTTEECAFPPELLQHEDYQILDDVIPLMELVENATKEASKSKYPTASLVVPLLANIKIAIGNCKTQTQCGKEFQNKFTDALERRGRDLEANDILGIATILDPRFKKKSIWDIHDDFMEKRNPSEHVLPEIKQYLNQQLWPRQTNPIQVWKDQLKPSFPGLYPLAMMYLSVPCSSVPSERINSQAGDIKTVTRNRITGEHLNELLFLSSLTLEQWGLK; encoded by the exons ATGGAGGGAAAAATTGATAGCAG aAGACAATCAAGTAATGTTTGGTCTTACTTTGAGTCTGATTCAAGTGATTTATGTGTGGCACATTGTAAGCTGTGTCAAACTAGAGTCAAACGTGCACAAGGAACATCAAACTTGCGTTCGCATATGATGAAACATCATCCGGCAATATGGAACCGGCAAACACAACAATATAAAGCatcaaattatttgaattctCCTTCAACCAGTGAAAGTTGTGATGAACCACTGCCAAAAAAGCAACTTACATCAAAAACACCTAAAATCACTGAAGTTTTTTCAAAGATAACATCACTTGCAc CTGGAGGACATACTCATGATGAACTTACAAATGCTATCCTTTTCATGATAGCCAAGGATAAATTGCCTATGAGTATGGTTGAGAATGAAGGTTTTCGATACTTATGTTCAAAATTTAAGCCACTTTATAACATACCATCTAGAAAAACAATATCAACTGCACTCGAAGAtcgttataaaattttaaaagaaagatTTGTTACACAAATACAGCAAGCAACCACTTATAGCTTGACTCTTGATAATTGGAGTGACAGAACTAAGCAAACATATATTGCAGTGACTATCCATTATCTAAATAATCAATGGGAACTTATTGATGGTACAATTGGAATGTTTCCTTTGTATGACAATCATACTGCAGAGTACCTTAAAAATGCTATCGAGTTTATccttgatgattttaaattagaaaaagcaaaaatagTTGGTGTCACAACTGATAGAGCTGCTAATATTTTGAAGGCTGTTCACGAATTATTTGGGCCTAAAAAACAAGTCTCATGCTTTTGTCATATGTTGGCTCAATTGTTTCCTGATTTCATGGAAGGAATGTCTAAACTTCagatagttattaaaaaagtaagaGCTATTGTTAATGCTGTTCGAGTCAGTACTTGTGCCTCCACCAagcttaaaaatttacaaaaagcaAAAGGTATACAAGAAGGTGATTGTCTTGCTTTTGAGTTGGATGTTTCAACTCGTTGGAATTCAACTTtgtacatgataaaaaaatttttaatcttaaaaGATTACGTTCTAAGTACAACTGAAGAATGTGCCTTTCCACCAGAATTACTTCAACATGAAGATTATCAAATTTTAGATGATGTTATACCCTTGATGGAGCTAGTTGAAAATGCAACAAAAGAAGCTAGTAAAAGTAAATACCCAACTGCTAGTCTTGTTGTACCACTTTtggcaaatataaaaattgcaattGGCAATTGTAAAACTCAAACTCAATGTGGAAAAGAAttccaaaataaatttacagatGCACTCGAGCGACGAGGAAGAGATTTAGAAGCAAATGATATATTGGGTATTGCTACTATCTTAGATcctcgttttaaaaaaaa AAGTATATGGGATATACACGATGACTTCATGGAAAAAAGAAATCCTTCTGAACACGTCTTGCCTGAAATCAAGCAGTATCTCAATCAACAGCTTTGGCCTAGACAAACAAACCCAATTCAAGTATGGAAAGATCAATTAAAACCATCATTTCCAGGACTTTATCCATTGGCAATGATGTATCTTAGTGTCCCATGTTCATCTGTACCATCAGAAAGAATCAATTCACAAGCTGGAGACATCAAAACAGTAACAAGAAATCGTATCACTGGTGAGCACTTAAATGAATTACTTTTCCTTAGTTCATTAACTTTGGAACAATGGGGATTGAagtga